The nucleotide sequence TTTAAATGTTTCAATACCGGCTTCTCCAATGCCATTGATAATTCCAAAATTATTTGCCGGAAATTTCCATCCTGCAGACATTAAATTTCTCCTCTTGTGTCCTGTTTTCTTTTCTCTGTTTGTTTTCCTATACTGAATCTGTGTAAATTATAACACAATTCACCATATTCTGACAGACTTTCTTTTTTCAAAAGTAATTTTAAAATGGTTTACATTGATTACACCACTTTACAACTTTTCCATAAAAAAAATGTCATACAGGACTTTCTGATGTATAATAAGTTTGCAAACAAAAAAATACGAAAGAAAGTGATCCTGTACGACAGACTTATTATACAACGAAAAAACTATAATTGGTAGACTTTATCATTATTTTTACATTTATTTTGAGGCTTGTTCCATTCCTACAGCCGAGACATTGGTCCTGCTCCTGCTGTCCATACTGACACTGGAGTCAGCGGATTCCATCCGTTTCCTTTACAGACATTTCCTGTCAAAGCTAACAGATAAATCCCTGAATGCCTTTTACTATGCCTGCTCCTATGCCAAAGTGGATTATTCCAGGTTTATGAATGCAACAGCATCTATGGCATTGAAACTAATCCCGAAATCCTTAGAGACGCAGCCCGTTTTTTTATGCATGGATGATACCATTGTTCCCAAATATGGAAAGAAATTTGAGGATGTCTCAAAACTCTTTGACCATTCCGCGCACAACGGCAGCGGCTACCTGAATGGGCACTGCTTTGTAAGTGTCATGCTCTGTGTGCCAATGTGGGATAAAGGCAAGATTGTTTACCAGGCGTTTCCGCTTTCCTACCGTATGTGGCAGAAAGAAGAGTCAAAATTAAAGCTGGCTGCTTCCATGGTACGCCAGGCCATGCCTGAATTACAGGAAAAGGCGAATGTCATTATCCTATGCGACAGCTGGTATACAAAAGGGGATCTGGTTTCTGTCGTGGATGAATACCCAAACCTTGGCCTAATCGGAAATGCAAGGTATGACTCTGTCCTTTATGACCTTGCCCCGCAGCCGACCGGAAAAAGGGGCAGGCCTGCAAAACATGGGAAACGTCTTTCGGCGGAAAAAGATTTTACACTTTCGGATGAAAAAATAGGCGGTTATTATATTGGGATGCGCCGTGTCCTTACAAATATTTTCGGCACAAGGGAAGTTTTTGCCTATGTGACAGCCACAGAGAAGGAAGGCGGTTCCAGGCGCCTGTTCTTCAGTACGGTTTTCCCCACACAGCTGCAGATTTTTTGTGCATGGCAGGAAAAGACCCCCCTGAACCAGACGGGGAGTGCATGGATGGATTACATCCCCTTGTTCCTGTACTCATTCAGATGGAAGATAGAAGTCAGCTATTACGAACAGAAAACCTTCTGGTCACTATGCAGCTATATGGTGCGCAGCCGGAAAGGGATTGAAATGCTGGTTAATCTGATCAACATAGCTTATTGTGCGATGAAACTGCTGCCATATCAGGATGAAGCATTTTCAAAGTACCGTAGGGAAAGCGCACAGGATTTCAGGTTTGTGCTCAGCGAGCGGATCAGGCAGGAGGTATTTTTTGCCACTTTCGTGAAAAAGAGCGAAAGTATAATAAAATCATCTGCCCTTATGAGAGCCTTAAAATACCTTGTTCAGCAAAAGGAGCGCTATTTATAATAGTTGTAAAGTGGTGATTGATTATAAAATTTGTTTTAAAAAAATATCTGTCCGTATTTTTTCTAAGGTCACAAATTGTGACCTCAAAGAACTTCTCATTCTCCTGTTTCCAAATCCAATCTTTGCAGAATATCTTTGATGATACCTGTATCTTGAATTAAATTAATTCCAAAACATTTTTTTCCTGCATCTTTCAAAGACGCCCCCACATGATAGGCTGTCGTTCGGTCAAGAATCAAAAACCTGTCATGAGATATTTTGGTATATTTTATTTTCAATGCCGGGTACTGTGCATTGAAATTCTTAACATCGGCTTTCATTAGCTTCGTCTGTTTCTGCGTATAAATTGTAACTGCAACATCAGACTTTTTCTTTGAAAGCAGATTCAGTGTTCCAATATCTACATATCCGTCTATCAGAGTGATTTCTTTCTCTGCTTTTTGAATTAGATTCACTATCAGACTAAACGCATCATAAATTTGTCCGTCAAAAAATACCTTTTGGCTGGATTCCTCATGTTCGGATATGTACGCAAAAACTCTTTCAAAACGCTCGTCTGTTTCCGCTTGGTAATTTATCTGGCGAACCTCCATTGCATTTAACCGCTCATACAGTAAAGATGTATTTGCCATATACTTCCGCATCTCCACAAAAGTGTCCATAATCCTAATGCTTACTCAGATAGCAACATCACTACGCAAAACAGCAGAAAGCATTGCAATTTCTTGTTCTGTAAAAACAAATGGCAGTTTCCTACGCCCGCCATATCCATTATCATTCTCCAAACTTGAAATCACAAATTGTGATTTCAAGTTTTCATATTCCTCTTTCGTCAGTTGAAATCGGAATCTTTCTGGAAATCTTGAAATGTTACGCTTTACTGCCTGATTTAATACTCTCGTTTCTACCTGATACAGCATTGCCAAATCACTGTCTGTCATAACCTGCTGGTTACGGATAACATATGTCATGCTTTTTATATCGGACTCTGCTGATTCGATGCTTATTTTCTGGATATCATTCTTTGCTTTTATCAGAACTGTTTGTTCTGTATCAGCCATCTTTATCATCCTTTCTATTTTGAAATGCCAGATTGGAATCTCAAAACTATGAGTATATTCTATGTTTTTGAAAAATTAGCAGAAACACTATTCTGACTGGTAACTTAGACAGATAAGAATACCGAAAACTCTGGAATCCCAGTGCTTTCGGTATTTCTCAAGACGTCGCTAAGAGGATTTGAACCTCCGGCCTACCGCTTAGGAGTAGAACCATTCGCTAGTAGGCAGCTCCCTCTTAGTGTTATCTAATCCCTTTATTTCCTTGCTTATCACGGATTCAAAATGTTATCTCGTACCTCCATGTGACTGCTAATTTTAAGGCGTTTTAGATGCTCCTTTTAGCAGGCGATTAGCAAGGGGCTTGAATTTAGGGAAATGTTACGCTGTAAAACCTTTCCCGATTGATACCTGCATTTCACAACTAATCCCAGAATAGTTTAAGCTGTTTGCATTTTTTCTAAGGTCGCAAATTGCGACCTCAAAGAGTTTATCATTCCTCTTTGCTTTTTTCTAAGGTCACAAATTGTGACCTCAAAGAACTTCTTATTTCTCCGTTTCCAGTTCCAACCTTTGCAGGATGTCTTTGATGATGCCTGCATCTTGAATTAGATTGATTCCAAAACACTTTTTTCCCGCATCTTTCAAAGACGCTCCTACATGATAGGCTATTGTTCGGTCAAGAATCAAAAATCTGTCATGGAATACTTTGGTATATTTTATCTTCAATGTCGGGTACTGTGCATTGAAATACTTAGTGTCTGCTGATTAAGCAAATATTTGCAACTTCCAACTCTTACATCTGCTCCAGTTACACCAAAATCGGATCAGATACAAAAGAGCATAAAGTATTCGCCTCTGAATCTTGAATAGATTCATCACAAATACAGATAATGCGACAGAAGTTAACTGCGTTTCCTCCAGCTTGGTGGTAATACAGTCCATGCCATAGCAGCGTTTGCTTAAGCTAAAAGTACGTTCCACTTCGATTCTGTCAGTATTATCCTGATACTCTTGTTTTTTATCAACTTTTACTGCAGCACTTGGTCTGCCCAGTTTTGGTCCTGACAGACGGATCCCATGCTCTTTGCAATAACTCCTGTTTTCTCTGGTCCGGTATATCTGATCTGCCAGCACACGTTTCGGATAATAACCGGTGCGTTCCTTGAAGCGTTCTACCGCTTCAATCAGGCAGGTGCTCTCGTTATATGCTTCAAACGATATTTTTTCGATGCGTCCGTATCCTTCACTGTCAAGGCTTAGATCAAACTTTGCACCAAATTCAACTGGGGCTTTTACTTTCCCCCTGACAATAGGACGAAGCCATGGCTGCGAGATGCTTACGATACGATGTTCCACTGAGTGTACTTTGTTATCGTACATGTACTTCTGCTGCTCGTACAGCGTGATGATAGTCAGATACAAACTAATTTCTTTATCTGTCATCGCATATCCGTCGCTCATGAACTTTTCCAGATATCCGATGTCTCTTGCAACGTAACCAAGCTGTTTGCGCAGTGCCTTCCTGATTTTCTTTGCACTATGTTTTTTACTTTTGGCAAATGAAAGATAATCTTTTCTGGCACGTCTTCTATAGCGTCTTGGCAGTGGAAGACCATAGGATTTGCAAAAACGGTAAATGATGGTTTCCAGTTTCTCCCTTGCTTCGTTCAGGAGTGAAATATCCTGGGGATAACGGATGTCTGCCGGTGCACAGGTTGCGTCCAGTGTCAGTGTTCCTTTGTTTGTGTCTTCTTTCAAAGCGTCATTATCGCCGGAGTTTCCGGAAGATGGTGGTGTATTGTTGTCATCATCTTTGTGAGCAAGAAGATACTCATTTACTTCCATCAGCATTTCAGCAGAAATGCGTTTGCGAAAAAGAACCAGTGTGCTTGCATCAAACGGAGCTTCTTCCTGATAGCCGGGAAGTCCGATAAAGTACTGCAGATATGGATTCTCTGTGATCTGTTCCACGAGTTCACGATCAGAATACTGGAACTTGGTCTGGATGATCAGGGCTCCTAACGCCATCCGAAATGGCTTGGCAACATTACCCGTACCACTCGGGAACAGTCTGGCATATTTTACTTCAAATTCATCCCATGGGATTCGGTCAGCCAGTTTGATCCAGCGGTTATCCGAGTTCATGTGGAGTCCCATAGGCTGGTTGAAATCGAGAAACGAGTGGTGTAACTTGTTAATAGGTTTGTACATTGATTTAGCCCCTTTATACATAAAATATGCAGAATAACTGCAAGAAAAACGGTTTGATTTTATCAAAATCCTTGCAGGTATTATACCATAAAATGCGGTAAAAGTCGGTAAAATCAAGTGTTTTAAACCTAATCAGCAGACACTACTTAACATCGGCTTTCGTTAGCTTCGTCTGTTTCTGTGTATAAATAGTTACTGCAACATCAGACTTTTTCTTTGAAAGCAAATTCAATGTCCCAACATCCACATATCCGTCTATCAGAGTGATTTCTTTCTCTGCTTTTTGAATTAGATTTACTATCAGACTGAACGCATCGTAAATCTGTCCGTCAAAAAATACCTTTTGACTGGATTCCTCATGCTCGGATATGTACTCAAAAACTCTCTCAAAACGCTCATCTGTTTCCGCTTGGTAATTTATCTGGCGAACCTCCATTGCATTTAACCGCTCATACAGCAAAGAGGTATTTGCCATATACTTCCGCATCTCCACAAAAGTGTCCATAATCCTAATGCTTACTCGGATAGCAACATCACTA is from Lachnospiraceae bacterium JLR.KK002 and encodes:
- a CDS encoding transposase, with amino-acid sequence MESADSIRFLYRHFLSKLTDKSLNAFYYACSYAKVDYSRFMNATASMALKLIPKSLETQPVFLCMDDTIVPKYGKKFEDVSKLFDHSAHNGSGYLNGHCFVSVMLCVPMWDKGKIVYQAFPLSYRMWQKEESKLKLAASMVRQAMPELQEKANVIILCDSWYTKGDLVSVVDEYPNLGLIGNARYDSVLYDLAPQPTGKRGRPAKHGKRLSAEKDFTLSDEKIGGYYIGMRRVLTNIFGTREVFAYVTATEKEGGSRRLFFSTVFPTQLQIFCAWQEKTPLNQTGSAWMDYIPLFLYSFRWKIEVSYYEQKTFWSLCSYMVRSRKGIEMLVNLINIAYCAMKLLPYQDEAFSKYRRESAQDFRFVLSERIRQEVFFATFVKKSESIIKSSALMRALKYLVQQKERYL
- a CDS encoding cell filamentation protein Fic codes for the protein MANTSLLYERLNAMEVRQINYQAETDERFERVFAYISEHEESSQKVFFDGQIYDAFSLIVNLIQKAEKEITLIDGYVDIGTLNLLSKKKSDVAVTIYTQKQTKLMKADVKNFNAQYPALKIKYTKISHDRFLILDRTTAYHVGASLKDAGKKCFGINLIQDTGIIKDILQRLDLETGE
- a CDS encoding ORF6N domain-containing protein; the protein is MADTEQTVLIKAKNDIQKISIESAESDIKSMTYVIRNQQVMTDSDLAMLYQVETRVLNQAVKRNISRFPERFRFQLTKEEYENLKSQFVISSLENDNGYGGRRKLPFVFTEQEIAMLSAVLRSDVAI
- a CDS encoding IS5 family transposase, with amino-acid sequence MYKPINKLHHSFLDFNQPMGLHMNSDNRWIKLADRIPWDEFEVKYARLFPSGTGNVAKPFRMALGALIIQTKFQYSDRELVEQITENPYLQYFIGLPGYQEEAPFDASTLVLFRKRISAEMLMEVNEYLLAHKDDDNNTPPSSGNSGDNDALKEDTNKGTLTLDATCAPADIRYPQDISLLNEAREKLETIIYRFCKSYGLPLPRRYRRRARKDYLSFAKSKKHSAKKIRKALRKQLGYVARDIGYLEKFMSDGYAMTDKEISLYLTIITLYEQQKYMYDNKVHSVEHRIVSISQPWLRPIVRGKVKAPVEFGAKFDLSLDSEGYGRIEKISFEAYNESTCLIEAVERFKERTGYYPKRVLADQIYRTRENRSYCKEHGIRLSGPKLGRPSAAVKVDKKQEYQDNTDRIEVERTFSLSKRCYGMDCITTKLEETQLTSVALSVFVMNLFKIQRRILYALLYLIRFWCNWSRCKSWKLQIFA